In Allocoprobacillus halotolerans, a genomic segment contains:
- the lysS gene encoding lysine--tRNA ligase, producing the protein MEERQFSEQELVRREKLDFLRERGIDPFGQRFEVTAFSQDIKNTYAGKTHEELEEAAIEVKVAGRIMTKRRKGKVCFMHIQDKEGQIQIYVRKDVIGEDNYEVLIKSDIGDIVGIIGTVFVTNTGELSVKATQYIHLTKALRPLPEKYHGLSDIEERYRRRYVDLIMNEDARKIAFTRPKIIRSIQHYLDNLGYTEVETPVLNPILGGASARPFITHHNTLDINYYLRIATELSLKRLIVGGMDAVYEIGRLFRNEGMDRTHNPEFTTIEVYKAFSDLEGMMDLTEGIISNAAKEVCGTYDIEYKGHQLSLAPGFKRISMTDVIKEKTGIDFASDMTFEDAKALAKEHGIELQPHYEYGHIINEFFEKYVEETIVEPTFVYGHPVEISPLARKNPEDPRFTQRFELFICGNEYANAFNELNDPDDQYERFANQLKEKELGNDEANEMDLDYVEALEYGLPPTGGMGMGIDRLVMLLTGQESIQEVILFPQMRPRNK; encoded by the coding sequence ATGGAAGAAAGACAATTTAGTGAACAAGAATTAGTAAGACGTGAAAAACTTGATTTTTTAAGAGAAAGAGGCATTGATCCTTTTGGACAAAGATTTGAAGTCACTGCTTTTTCTCAAGACATTAAAAACACATATGCAGGAAAAACACATGAAGAATTAGAAGAAGCAGCGATTGAAGTCAAAGTAGCTGGAAGAATTATGACAAAAAGACGTAAAGGAAAAGTCTGCTTTATGCATATTCAAGATAAAGAAGGACAAATTCAAATTTATGTCAGAAAAGATGTAATTGGTGAAGATAATTATGAAGTTTTAATTAAAAGTGATATTGGTGATATCGTTGGTATTATTGGAACTGTTTTTGTAACAAATACTGGTGAATTGTCTGTAAAAGCAACTCAATACATCCACTTAACAAAAGCTTTACGTCCTTTACCTGAAAAATATCATGGTTTAAGTGATATTGAAGAAAGATATAGAAGAAGATATGTTGATTTAATTATGAATGAAGATGCAAGAAAAATTGCCTTTACAAGACCTAAAATTATTCGTTCTATTCAACATTATCTTGATAATCTTGGTTATACAGAAGTAGAAACACCTGTTCTCAATCCTATTTTAGGAGGTGCTTCAGCTCGTCCATTTATCACTCATCACAATACTTTAGATATCAATTATTATTTAAGAATCGCAACAGAATTATCTTTGAAAAGATTAATTGTTGGTGGTATGGATGCTGTGTATGAAATTGGTCGTTTATTTAGAAATGAAGGTATGGATAGAACACATAATCCTGAGTTTACAACAATTGAAGTTTATAAAGCATTTAGTGATTTAGAAGGTATGATGGATTTAACAGAAGGTATTATTTCTAATGCCGCTAAAGAAGTATGTGGAACATATGATATTGAATATAAAGGGCATCAACTTTCTTTAGCACCAGGATTTAAACGTATTTCTATGACTGATGTGATTAAAGAAAAAACAGGTATTGATTTTGCTAGTGATATGACTTTTGAAGATGCGAAAGCATTAGCTAAAGAACATGGTATTGAGTTACAGCCACATTATGAATATGGACATATTATTAATGAATTCTTTGAAAAATATGTAGAAGAAACAATTGTAGAACCTACTTTTGTTTATGGACATCCTGTGGAAATTTCTCCACTTGCAAGAAAGAATCCTGAAGATCCACGTTTTACACAAAGATTTGAATTATTTATTTGTGGTAATGAATACGCTAATGCATTTAATGAATTAAATGATCCTGATGATCAATATGAAAGATTTGCAAATCAGTTAAAAGAAAAAGAACTTGGTAATGATGAAGCCAACGAAATGGATTTAGATTATGTAGAGGCTTTGGAATACGGATTACCACCAACAGGTGGAATGGGTATGGGTATTGATAGACTTGTGATGTTATTGACTGGACAAGAAAGTATCCAAGAAGTCATTCTTTTCCCTCAGATGAGACCAAGAAATAAATAG
- a CDS encoding PD-(D/E)XK nuclease family transposase — MNQQYLEILEILRPIDNEFMKVLFKNQNCVELLVKTIFGDDVSLMKFETEDERKNLQGRSIGMDIVATLSDGKIINIEMEKNEENATPLRARYHASILDCSESFAGEEWNQIEEMYVVFICEDDFLKTNKIISHINRYIDEVGRLFNDKLHIIYLNASIEDESPLGLLMHDLMCRDPDQMHYEVLKTRASYFKKSEGGKYEMCKELEKIVVEREKLGEERGEKRGILKGKIETLMKILIKRFTNENLEWIKDCNEEQIEKIEDNIDLDMSYHQFYQLVHS; from the coding sequence ATGAATCAACAGTATTTGGAGATACTGGAAATACTTAGACCTATTGACAATGAGTTCATGAAAGTTCTATTCAAGAATCAAAATTGTGTTGAACTTCTTGTCAAAACAATCTTTGGTGATGATGTTTCCTTAATGAAGTTTGAAACTGAAGATGAACGTAAGAATCTTCAGGGCAGGTCCATAGGGATGGATATTGTCGCTACACTTAGTGATGGGAAAATCATCAACATCGAAATGGAAAAAAACGAGGAAAACGCCACACCACTAAGAGCAAGGTATCATGCAAGCATATTAGATTGTAGTGAATCATTTGCAGGTGAAGAATGGAATCAGATTGAAGAAATGTATGTTGTGTTTATATGTGAAGATGATTTCTTAAAAACAAACAAAATCATCAGTCATATTAACAGATACATAGATGAAGTTGGAAGATTGTTTAATGATAAGTTACATATCATCTATTTAAATGCCAGTATAGAAGATGAAAGCCCATTAGGGTTGTTGATGCATGATTTAATGTGCAGGGATCCAGATCAAATGCATTATGAAGTCTTGAAAACAAGAGCCAGTTATTTTAAAAAATCTGAAGGAGGAAAATACGAAATGTGCAAAGAATTAGAAAAAATTGTAGTAGAAAGAGAAAAACTTGGAGAAGAACGTGGTGAGAAACGTGGTATATTAAAAGGTAAAATTGAAACTCTTATGAAAATCTTAATTAAGAGATTTACGAATGAAAATCTTGAATGGATAAAAGACTGCAATGAAGAACAAATAGAAAAAATAGAAGATAACATTGATTTAGATATGAGTTATCATCAATTCTATCAGTTAGTTCATTCGTAA
- a CDS encoding HAD-IIB family hydrolase, with the protein MKSKILFFDVDGTLIDSSQGIHEIPAGVINKLRRIQKLGHKIFISSGRPKAMMNQHFLSIGFDGFVLANGGYVEIDGTSIFEDRMDYDLCVKTIHMLEELECDYMIETADSIYIDEKYQELYQFFRAKGIAEMFQHDFDKYEVLKKTIKIEANVKDVDKARIEQYIKDKFGCVIHHDEHGSENAFEFFHQRFLKL; encoded by the coding sequence ATGAAATCTAAAATATTGTTTTTTGATGTTGATGGGACATTAATAGATAGCAGTCAAGGTATTCATGAAATTCCAGCAGGTGTAATCAATAAATTGAGAAGAATACAAAAATTAGGACATAAGATTTTTATTTCTTCAGGGAGACCTAAAGCAATGATGAACCAACATTTTTTAAGTATTGGTTTTGATGGTTTTGTTTTAGCTAATGGTGGGTATGTGGAAATTGATGGAACATCTATTTTTGAAGATCGCATGGATTATGATTTATGTGTCAAAACAATTCATATGTTAGAAGAATTAGAATGTGATTATATGATTGAAACAGCTGATTCAATTTATATTGATGAAAAGTATCAGGAACTTTATCAATTCTTTCGTGCTAAAGGAATAGCAGAAATGTTTCAACATGATTTTGATAAATATGAAGTCTTGAAAAAGACAATTAAAATAGAAGCGAATGTAAAAGATGTGGATAAAGCTCGTATAGAACAATATATTAAAGATAAATTTGGTTGTGTAATTCATCATGATGAACATGGAAGTGAGAATGCTTTTGAATTTTTTCACCAACGATTTCTAAAGCTGTAG
- a CDS encoding HAD hydrolase family protein has protein sequence MDCQDTYAFGDGINDLEMFDYCEVGVAMGNAVELLKQKADLVCRSITDQGLERILKILFPQED, from the coding sequence ATGGATTGTCAAGATACATATGCTTTTGGAGATGGTATCAATGATTTGGAAATGTTTGATTATTGTGAAGTGGGTGTCGCTATGGGAAATGCAGTAGAATTATTAAAACAAAAGGCAGATTTAGTTTGTCGTTCAATTACAGATCAGGGATTAGAACGTATTTTAAAAATCTTGTTTCCTCAGGAGGATTAA
- a CDS encoding AEC family transporter: protein MENLLFSLNATVPVFFMMVLGMILKKIGWISESFASQLNRFVFLIPLPVLLFQDIATVDFVEVWDFSFVVFCFVVTLLSITIATLISCFFKEKSIKGEFIQATYRSSAALLGVALIQNIYGQSSMGPLMIIGSVPLYNIFAVIILSFYQPQSQKIDKDLIKKTCKGVLTNPIIIGIVAGLIWSLCHLPMPAILSKSVSYVANTATPLGLMAMGASFEFKKAVDQMKPAVGASFFKLFGFCALFLPLAIVCGFHNEQLIAILVMLGSATTVTCYVMAKNMGHVGVLSSNVVMMTTLLSGFSLTFWIWVLKTLSFI, encoded by the coding sequence ATGGAAAATTTATTATTTAGTTTAAATGCGACAGTTCCTGTTTTCTTCATGATGGTTTTAGGAATGATTTTAAAAAAGATTGGATGGATCAGTGAAAGTTTTGCCTCACAACTCAATCGTTTTGTCTTTTTGATTCCTTTACCAGTTTTATTATTTCAAGATATTGCGACAGTTGATTTTGTAGAAGTATGGGATTTTTCTTTTGTGGTTTTTTGTTTTGTTGTGACATTATTGAGTATTACAATCGCAACCTTGATTTCTTGTTTCTTTAAAGAAAAAAGCATAAAGGGAGAGTTTATTCAAGCAACATATCGTAGTAGTGCTGCTTTATTAGGAGTAGCACTGATTCAAAATATTTATGGGCAATCCTCAATGGGGCCTTTAATGATTATTGGAAGTGTACCACTTTATAATATTTTTGCAGTCATTATTTTATCATTTTATCAACCTCAATCACAAAAAATAGATAAAGACTTAATAAAAAAGACTTGTAAAGGTGTCTTAACCAATCCTATTATTATAGGGATTGTAGCAGGTTTAATCTGGTCACTATGTCATTTACCGATGCCTGCGATTCTTTCAAAAAGTGTATCCTATGTTGCGAACACTGCAACACCACTAGGTTTAATGGCTATGGGTGCTTCTTTTGAATTTAAAAAGGCAGTCGATCAAATGAAACCTGCAGTTGGTGCATCTTTCTTTAAATTGTTTGGTTTTTGTGCCTTGTTTTTACCTTTAGCTATTGTTTGTGGATTTCATAATGAACAATTGATTGCGATTTTAGTAATGCTTGGTTCAGCTACGACAGTCACTTGTTATGTAATGGCTAAAAATATGGGACATGTTGGTGTTTTAAGCAGTAATGTTGTAATGATGACAACATTACTGAGTGGTTTTTCATTAACTTTTTGGATTTGGGTTTTAAAGACTTTGTCTTTTATATAA
- a CDS encoding NUDIX domain-containing protein, with protein MPAGSDYKISALRELKEELGIDASISQLHYIGTSYSDSFHIFHEQPFHNVQVSRVYILWYDGPMTLQKEEVENVKWMPFRLCQQAVLENQMPHCIKKEELEMIENYLEEEKYESISQ; from the coding sequence ATACCAGCTGGAAGTGATTATAAGATTTCTGCTTTGCGTGAATTAAAAGAGGAATTAGGTATCGATGCCTCAATTAGTCAATTACATTATATTGGAACAAGCTATAGTGATAGTTTTCATATTTTCCATGAACAACCTTTTCATAACGTTCAGGTATCACGTGTCTATATCTTATGGTATGATGGTCCTATGACATTACAAAAAGAAGAAGTGGAAAATGTAAAATGGATGCCGTTTAGATTATGTCAACAAGCTGTTTTGGAAAATCAGATGCCACATTGTATCAAAAAAGAAGAATTAGAAATGATAGAAAATTATTTGGAGGAAGAAAAATATGAAAGCATTAGCCAGTGA
- a CDS encoding HAD family hydrolase, translating to MKALASDFDGTLYFEDGVREHDQKAILNFQKHHLFGLCTGRPFIGVQHYIKDIIQPDFYIVSSGACILDKDGQVLYEQTLSKDTMQAIYQQYHHQAEVSIQADFRIYTLLKDSKIPIVQTYVETLDDVGSEHIFGLSINAKNEQQAKQWTQDLNETYDDIVAFQNKEYIDIVKKGCSKGAAIQKLKELLHLDYVYGIGDSYNDIPMLESADCSFTFHDSPESVQKKATYVVSSINEAIQMIEGQ from the coding sequence ATGAAAGCATTAGCCAGTGATTTTGATGGAACATTATATTTTGAAGATGGAGTGAGAGAGCATGATCAAAAAGCTATTTTGAACTTTCAAAAACATCATTTATTTGGATTGTGTACAGGAAGACCTTTTATTGGGGTTCAACATTATATTAAAGATATAATCCAACCTGATTTTTATATTGTGAGTAGTGGAGCTTGTATTTTGGATAAAGACGGTCAAGTTCTCTATGAACAGACACTTTCAAAAGATACCATGCAAGCTATATATCAACAATATCATCATCAGGCTGAAGTCTCGATTCAAGCAGATTTTCGCATTTACACATTACTTAAAGATTCAAAAATACCAATTGTTCAAACTTATGTTGAAACATTAGATGACGTTGGAAGTGAACATATTTTTGGTTTGTCTATAAATGCTAAAAATGAACAACAGGCAAAACAATGGACACAGGATTTAAATGAAACTTATGATGATATTGTTGCTTTTCAAAATAAAGAATATATTGATATTGTGAAAAAAGGTTGTTCTAAAGGTGCAGCTATTCAAAAATTGAAAGAATTATTACATTTGGATTATGTTTATGGAATAGGTGATTCTTATAATGATATACCGATGTTAGAAAGTGCTGATTGTTCTTTTACTTTTCATGACTCACCTGAAAGTGTTCAAAAGAAAGCAACCTATGTTGTTTCATCAATTAATGAAGCTATTCAAATGATAGAAGGTCAGTAA
- a CDS encoding ROK family protein, translating into MNLIFFELKGWHFKQELEKEISCPIIIKNDRNYTAYGYYATHHLQEDVCFLTYPKDSGPGCGSVINGQLLEGRNEVAGEILYLPFFHFFE; encoded by the coding sequence TTGAATCTGATATTTTTTGAATTGAAAGGCTGGCATTTTAAACAGGAATTAGAAAAAGAGATATCGTGTCCTATCATTATTAAAAATGATAGGAATTATACCGCTTATGGTTATTATGCAACTCATCATTTGCAAGAAGATGTCTGTTTTTTAACTTATCCCAAAGATAGTGGACCAGGTTGTGGAAGTGTTATCAATGGACAATTATTGGAAGGAAGAAATGAAGTTGCTGGAGAAATTCTTTATTTACCTTTTTTTCACTTTTTTGAGTAA
- a CDS encoding RbsD/FucU domain-containing protein, with the protein MILGHNTLIKSLLISEGVYEKRILNECLASIVASMRHGEMLFIADAGSGTSRHAIYPLSENIEYLDLGVVTGYPSFQDVVETLVECGDFEGAIVTEDMPQQNQEAYQVVEKLFDSKNIHTMHYIPEYYQMRDRCKAVVQTDDYGIHAQAILIAGYPSADISMEWLKNGLKDKLLNVNN; encoded by the coding sequence ATGATATTAGGGCATAATACACTTATTAAAAGTCTTTTAATAAGTGAGGGTGTTTATGAAAAAAGAATTTTAAATGAATGTTTGGCTTCCATTGTCGCAAGTATGCGACATGGAGAAATGTTATTTATTGCTGATGCAGGAAGTGGGACATCACGTCATGCCATCTATCCATTGAGTGAAAATATAGAATATTTAGATTTAGGGGTTGTGACTGGTTATCCCTCATTTCAGGATGTTGTAGAAACATTGGTAGAATGTGGGGATTTTGAAGGTGCAATTGTAACAGAAGATATGCCTCAACAAAATCAGGAGGCTTATCAGGTTGTAGAGAAACTTTTTGATTCAAAAAATATTCATACAATGCATTATATTCCTGAATATTATCAAATGAGAGATCGTTGCAAAGCTGTTGTTCAAACAGATGATTATGGTATACATGCTCAAGCTATATTGATTGCTGGGTATCCAAGTGCTGACATAAGTATGGAATGGTTAAAAAATGGATTAAAAGACAAACTATTAAATGTCAATAATTAA
- a CDS encoding IS110 family transposase: MKNYNYNLYVGIDVSKGKADAAVLAVPELRSVKPHFLRKKLSFKFIKSEVVEFLNTVRKYSSDQYCLHTYFALEVTGIYSTNIYTFIKQNCNSDEEIHQLNTDFVNKWRESHNISKSDPLDAQTICSIIGTDDQVKYVSDSVFENKNGYQDLKALVHRHYQIKKLYSQETNRLIALCDCYFPELQYVFEPKSAAFLAVLSQYPTSHDIINASKNEVFHLVYEATRHRCSMDKIDKLFNYAQDTLVPHVSDHMRYVISNTVESIIHIRTQLKLIEKDIRKLAATFNVYSLLLTITGCGPLTAAVIIAETGDIFRFKNADHYVSYSGSSPRNKRSGKSVEIMGKISKKGSKYLRHALYMIAEFARRHNPVLKHLFERVKNGNKKRHKLAVIAVANRIARYIYSIMKNESSFIIMHENIMRLPEETRNTFFNSISLDFPKNTRKQIYQYSDINGEIHRFVYRNEATESVA; encoded by the coding sequence ATGAAAAATTACAATTACAATCTTTATGTTGGCATTGATGTCTCTAAAGGCAAGGCTGATGCTGCTGTTCTGGCTGTCCCTGAATTAAGATCGGTCAAACCTCATTTCCTTAGAAAAAAATTATCTTTTAAGTTTATTAAATCTGAAGTTGTTGAGTTTTTAAATACTGTTAGAAAGTATTCCAGTGATCAGTACTGTCTCCACACTTATTTTGCTTTGGAAGTCACTGGCATATATTCTACTAATATCTACACCTTTATTAAACAAAACTGTAATAGCGATGAAGAAATCCATCAGCTTAATACGGATTTCGTTAATAAATGGAGAGAAAGCCATAATATATCTAAATCTGATCCTTTGGATGCTCAAACCATCTGTTCCATTATCGGTACTGATGATCAGGTCAAATATGTTTCAGATTCTGTTTTTGAAAACAAAAACGGATATCAAGATCTTAAGGCTCTCGTTCACAGACACTATCAGATTAAAAAACTCTATTCTCAGGAAACTAACCGTCTCATTGCCCTTTGTGATTGTTATTTCCCTGAACTTCAGTATGTTTTTGAACCTAAATCAGCTGCTTTCCTGGCTGTCTTATCTCAATATCCTACTTCGCATGATATCATAAATGCTTCCAAAAATGAAGTGTTTCATCTTGTTTACGAAGCAACTAGACATCGCTGCAGTATGGATAAGATTGATAAGCTTTTCAATTATGCTCAGGATACACTGGTTCCACATGTATCCGATCATATGAGATATGTTATTTCCAACACTGTTGAAAGCATCATCCATATTCGTACACAATTGAAACTGATTGAAAAAGATATCAGAAAGCTTGCTGCCACTTTTAATGTTTACAGTCTGCTGTTGACCATCACTGGCTGTGGTCCTTTGACTGCCGCTGTTATCATCGCTGAAACCGGAGACATCTTCAGATTCAAAAATGCTGATCATTATGTCTCTTACAGTGGTTCATCACCACGTAACAAGCGTTCTGGCAAGTCTGTGGAAATCATGGGCAAGATTTCCAAGAAAGGCTCAAAATACCTGAGACACGCTCTTTACATGATTGCCGAATTTGCCAGACGACATAATCCTGTTCTTAAACACTTATTTGAAAGAGTGAAGAACGGAAATAAAAAGCGTCATAAATTAGCGGTCATTGCAGTTGCCAATCGCATTGCCAGATATATCTATTCAATCATGAAAAACGAAAGCAGTTTTATAATCATGCATGAAAATATCATGCGATTACCAGAAGAAACCCGAAATACGTTCTTCAATTCAATATCTTTAGATTTTCCAAAGAATACCAGAAAACAGATTTATCAGTATTCTGATATCAATGGTGAAATCCATCGCTTTGTTTATAGGAACGAAGCAACGGAATCAGTAGCTTAA
- a CDS encoding sugar O-acetyltransferase, whose amino-acid sequence MSSELEKMYRGEWYDANNDPQIIEMRIKAKDLCFDLDHLKPSEMEKRKDVITQLLGYYPENLELISPFICDYGHLIHLGKNVFINSFCYFMDGGSITIGNDVFIGPYCGFYTANHAMDYKERNSGIEIALPIHVGNNVWFGANVSVMPGVTIGDDCVIGAGSVVTKDIPPHSLACGNPCRIIKQWDENQKSF is encoded by the coding sequence ATGAGTAGTGAATTAGAAAAGATGTATCGTGGTGAATGGTATGATGCAAATAATGATCCACAAATAATAGAAATGCGTATTAAAGCTAAAGATTTATGCTTTGATTTGGATCATTTAAAACCAAGTGAGATGGAAAAAAGAAAAGATGTGATTACTCAGTTATTAGGTTATTATCCTGAAAATTTGGAGTTAATCAGTCCTTTTATATGTGATTATGGTCATTTGATTCATTTGGGGAAAAATGTTTTTATCAATAGTTTTTGTTATTTTATGGATGGTGGCAGTATAACTATTGGTAATGATGTCTTTATTGGACCATATTGTGGTTTTTATACTGCCAATCATGCAATGGATTATAAAGAAAGAAATAGTGGTATAGAAATTGCATTACCTATTCATGTTGGCAATAATGTCTGGTTTGGAGCGAATGTATCTGTGATGCCAGGTGTCACTATAGGCGATGATTGTGTGATTGGAGCAGGGAGTGTTGTGACTAAAGATATACCACCACATAGTTTAGCATGTGGTAATCCATGTCGTATCATCAAACAATGGGATGAAAATCAGAAATCTTTCTGA